From Vanrija pseudolonga chromosome 1, complete sequence, a single genomic window includes:
- the EFT2 gene encoding Elongation factor 2 has translation MVNFTVDEIRELMDKPTNIRNMSVIAHVDHGKSTLTDSLVSKAGIIAGAKAGEMRFTDTRQDEIDRGITIKSTAISMYFPIDKEDVADIKQKTDGNEFLINLIDSPGHVDFSSEVTAALRVTDGALVVVDCVEGVCVQTETVLRQSLGERVKPVLVINKVDRALLELQVSKEDLYQSFTRTVESVNVIISTYTDPVLGDVQVYPDQGTVAFGSGLHGWAFTLRNFATRYAKKFGVDKNKLMPKLWGDNYFNPKTKKWSKASADGTERAFNMFVLDPIFRIFDSIMNFKKDEIPTLLDKLEIKLSSDEKDLEGKQLLKTVMKKFLPAGDALLEMIVINLPSPQTAQKYRVETLYEGPMDDESAIAIRDCDPKGPLMVYISKMVPTSDKGRFYAFGRVFSGTVSSGPKVRIQGPNFVPGKKDDSVIKSIQRTVLMMGRTVESIEDCPAGNIVGLVGVDQFLLKSGTITTSETAHNMKVMKFSVSPVVQVAVECKNASDLPKLVEGLKRLSKSDPCVKTMIGENGEIIVAGAGELHLEICLNDLENDHAGVPLRKSDPVVGYRETVQAESSMIALSKSQNKHNRLWVKAEPLDEELTKDIEEGRVAPRDDPKTRARYLADTYGWDVTDARKIWCFGPDTTGPNLFLDASKGVQYMNEIKDSVVAAFQWATKEGGVAEEPMRGIRFSILDCTLHTDAIHRGGGQIIPTARRVCYAAQLLAKPGLQEPMFLVEIACPDSAQGGVYSVLNVRRAYLPVAESFGFNADLRAATGGQAFPQAVFDHWALLGGDASEKGSKVNELAVKIRTRKGLKPDVPTYDQYYDKL, from the exons CTTCACCGTTGATGAGATCCGCGAGCTGATGG ACAAGCCGACCAACATCCGTAACATGTCGGTCATTGCCCACGTCGACCACGGCAAGTCGACTCTTACCGACTCGCTCGTCTCCAAGGCCGGTATCATTGCCGGTGCCAAGGCCGGTGAGATGCGTTTCACCGACACCCGTCAGGATGAGATCGACCGTGGTATCACCATCAAGTCGACCGCCATCTCGATGTACTTCCCCATCGACAAGGAGGACGTCGCCGACATCAAGCAGAAGACTGACG GCAACGAGTTCCTGATCAACCTTATCGACTCGCCCGGTCACGTCGACTTCTCGTCTGAGGTTACCGCCGCTCTCCGTGTCACCGACGgtgcccttgtcgtcgtcgactgtGTTGAGGGTGTCTGTGTCCAGACCGAGACTGTCCTTCGTCAGTCGCTCGGTGAGCGTGTCAAGCCCGTCCTTGTCATCAACAAGGTCGACcgtgccctcctcgagctccaggTCTCCAAGGAGGACCTTTACCAGTCGTTCACCCGTACCGTCGAGTCGGTCAACGTCATCATCTCGACCTACACCGACCCCGTCCTCGGTGACGTCCAGGTCTACCCCGACCAGGGTACCGTCGCTTTCGGCTCGGGTCTCCACGGCTGGGCCTTCACCCTCCGCAACTTCGCCACCCGTTACGCCAAGAAGTTCGGTGTTGACAAGAACAAGCTCATGCCCAAGCTCTGGGGCGACAACTACTTCAACCCCAAGACCAAGAAGTGGTCCAAGGCCTCGGCTGACGGCACTGAGCGTGCTTTCAACATGTTCGTCCTTGACCCCATCTTCCGCATCTTCGACTCGATCATGAACTTCAAGAAGGACGAGATCCCCACTCTCCTTGACAAGCTCGAGATCAAGCTCTCGTCGGACGAGAAGGACCTTGAGGGCAAGCAGCTCCTCAAGACCGTCATGAAGAAGTTCCTTCCTGCCGGTGACGCCCTCCTTGAGATGATTGTCATCAacctcccctcgccccagACCGCCCAGAAGTACCGTGTCGAGACCCTCTACGAGGGCCCcatggacgacgagtcggccaTTGCCATCCGCGACTGTGACCCCAAGGGCCCCCTTATGGTCTACATCTCCAAGATGGTCCCCACCTCGGACAAGGGTCGTTTCTACGCCTTCGGCCGTGTCTTCTCGGGTACCGTCTCGTCGGGCCCCAAGGTCCGTATCCAGGGCCCCAACTTCGTTCCcggcaagaaggacgacTCGGTTATCAAGTCGATCCAGCGTACCGTCCTCATGATGGGCCGTACCGTCGAGTCCATCGAGGACTGCCCCGCCGGCAACATTGTTGGTCTTGTCGGTGTCGACCAGTTCCTCCTCAAGTCGGGTACCATCACCACCTCGGAGACCGCCCACAACATGAAGGTCATGAAGTTCTCGGTCTCGCCCGTCGTgcaggtcgccgtcgagtgCAAGAACGCCTCGGACCTCCCCAAGCTTGTTGAGGGTCTTAAGCGTCTCTCCAAGTCGGACCCCTGTGTCAAGACCATGATCGGTGAGAACGGTGAGATCAtcgtcgccggtgccggtgagCTCCACCTCGAGATCTGCCTCAACGACCTCGAGAACGACCACGCCGGTGTTCCCCTCCGCAAGTccgaccccgtcgtcggctaCCGTGAGACTGTCCAGGCCGAGTCCTCGATGATCGCTCTTTCCAAGTCGCAGAACAAGCACAACCGTCTCTGGGTCAAGGCTGAgcccctcgacgaggagcttACCAAGGACATTGAGGAGGGCCGCGTCGCTCCCCGTGACGACCCCAAGACCCGTGCCCGTTACCTCGCCGACACCTACGGCTGGGACGTTACCGACGCCCGTAAGATCTGGTGCTTCGGTCCCGACACCACCGGCCCCAACCTTTTCCTTGACGCCTCCAAGGGTGTTCAGTACATGAACGAGATCAAGGActcggtcgtcgccgccttccaGTGGGCCACCAAGGAGGGTGGTGTTGCTGAGGAGCCCATGCGTGGTATCCGCTTCTCGATCCTCGACTGCACGCTCCACACCGACGCTATCcaccgtggtggtggtcagaTCATCCCCACGGCCCGTCGTGTTTGTTacgccgcccagctcctcgccaagcccGGTCTCCAGGAGCCCATGTTCCTGGTCGAGATTGCCTGCCCGGACTCGGCCCAGGGTGGTGTCTACTCGGTCCTCAACGTTCGTCGTG CTTAcctccccgtcgccgagtcgTTCGGCTTCAACGCCGACCTCCGTGCCGCTACCGGTGGCCAGGCCTTCCCCCAGGCCGTCTTCGACCACTGGGctctcctcggcggtgacgCCTCGGAGAAGGGCTCCAAGGtcaacgagctcgccgtcaagATCCGTACTCGCAAGGGTCTTAAGCCTGACGTCCCCACCTACGACCAGTACTACGACAAGCTCTAA